From one Flavobacteriales bacterium genomic stretch:
- a CDS encoding PorT family protein → MTHLARHLAIAILSALALPLAAQRDKRIVQENLPTFDLRPFHFGFLLSYNTSDLFLTLKPSTLTDTLLAVDHIRQPGFNLGIVASYNLNKNFSVRLLPTLSFQERKLQYTFQRADGVELIFQKPVESTYLEFPVLGKFRSDRINNFAVYLIGGGKFAIDMASQKDVDNALDDEIVVKLAKYDYAAEAGGGVDMFLPYFKFGIELKASFGIPNLLIDDDTRFSRPIESIRSKAWVLTFTFEG, encoded by the coding sequence ATGACCCACCTCGCGCGGCACCTCGCTATCGCCATATTGTCGGCCCTGGCCCTTCCGTTGGCCGCACAGCGTGATAAGCGCATCGTGCAGGAGAACCTGCCCACTTTCGACCTGCGCCCCTTCCATTTCGGCTTCCTGCTGAGCTACAACACCAGCGACCTTTTCCTGACGCTGAAGCCAAGCACGCTCACGGACACCTTGCTCGCCGTCGATCACATCCGCCAGCCGGGCTTCAACCTTGGCATCGTGGCCAGCTACAACCTCAACAAGAACTTCAGCGTGCGCTTATTGCCCACGCTCTCCTTCCAGGAAAGGAAGCTGCAATACACCTTCCAGCGCGCCGATGGCGTGGAGCTGATCTTCCAGAAGCCGGTCGAGAGCACCTACCTCGAATTCCCCGTGCTCGGGAAGTTCCGCAGCGACCGCATCAACAACTTCGCCGTGTACCTGATCGGGGGCGGCAAGTTCGCCATCGACATGGCCAGCCAGAAGGACGTGGACAACGCGCTCGATGATGAGATCGTGGTGAAGCTGGCCAAGTACGATTACGCGGCCGAGGCCGGCGGCGGCGTTGATATGTTCCTCCCCTATTTCAAGTTCGGCATCGAGCTCAAGGCCAGCTTCGGCATCCCGAACCTGTTGATCGACGACGATACCCGCTTCAGCCGCCCCATCGAGAGCATCCGATCCAAGGCCTGGGTGCTCACCTTCACCTTCGAGGGCTGA
- the ubiE gene encoding bifunctional demethylmenaquinone methyltransferase/2-methoxy-6-polyprenyl-1,4-benzoquinol methylase UbiE — MTVKPYTEDGSKRAQVEHMFDAIAPKYDLLNRLFSLGIDQGWRRKVIRMLKQEPLERLLDVATGTADLAIMAAKHGAAPRVTGADISDGMLKQGRIKVEGAGLTDQVELIRADSAELPFADGAFDAATVAFGARNFEDLEGGLREMLRVIRPGGRLIVLEFSKPKGTLMGALFRFYFHRVMPFLGRLVSKDSSAYTYLPKSVDAFPSGHEFVQVLERCGARDAKAWPLTGGIATLYSARA; from the coding sequence ATGACGGTGAAGCCATACACCGAGGATGGCAGCAAGCGCGCGCAGGTCGAGCACATGTTCGACGCCATCGCCCCGAAATACGACCTGCTCAACCGGCTCTTCTCGCTCGGCATCGATCAAGGTTGGCGCCGGAAGGTGATCCGCATGCTGAAGCAGGAGCCCTTGGAGCGGCTGCTCGATGTGGCCACCGGAACCGCCGACCTGGCGATCATGGCCGCAAAGCACGGCGCTGCGCCGCGAGTGACCGGTGCGGACATCAGCGATGGGATGCTGAAGCAAGGGCGGATCAAGGTGGAAGGCGCGGGACTCACGGATCAAGTGGAGCTGATCCGCGCCGACAGCGCCGAGCTTCCTTTCGCGGATGGTGCCTTCGATGCCGCAACGGTCGCCTTCGGCGCCCGCAACTTCGAGGACCTCGAAGGCGGCCTGCGCGAGATGCTGCGGGTGATCAGGCCCGGTGGCCGGCTCATCGTGCTCGAATTCAGCAAGCCCAAGGGCACCTTGATGGGCGCGCTCTTCCGCTTCTACTTCCACCGCGTGATGCCCTTCCTAGGCCGGTTGGTGAGCAAGGACAGCTCAGCCTACACCTACCTGCCCAAGAGCGTCGATGCGTTCCCGAGCGGCCATGAATTCGTGCAGGTGCTCGAGCGATGCGGTGCGCGTGATGCGAAGGCCTGGCCGCTCACCGGCGGGATCGCCACCTTGTACAGCGCCAGGGCCTGA
- the meaB gene encoding methylmalonyl Co-A mutase-associated GTPase MeaB, which yields MPGTSDLLEALRNGDRAALGKAITLIESNRAADQQAAQQLVEACLPMSGISLRLGITGIPGAGKSTLIDALGMRMIERGHRVAVLAVDPSSARSGGSILGDKTRMERLAVHEAAFIRPTPASGLLGGVARRTREAIVLCEAAGYDRVLIETVGAGQNELEVDQLADLNLLLLIAGAGDELQGIKRGIMESADAIAFTKCDGDSRPRAETARRDLTGAIQLMPPRPSGRRPEVMLTSAITGEGIEDLRVRIEALHEEDRSRGALEAKRREQALHWLDREIAHGLEQAFHEDRAVAQALPALRESVRKGSITPSAAADRLIALFRTGGAPRP from the coding sequence ATGCCCGGGACTTCCGACCTCCTCGAGGCCCTGCGAAACGGCGACCGGGCCGCGCTGGGCAAGGCCATCACCTTGATCGAGAGCAACCGCGCTGCCGATCAGCAAGCCGCTCAGCAGCTCGTTGAAGCATGCCTGCCCATGAGCGGGATTTCATTGCGCTTGGGCATCACCGGCATCCCGGGAGCCGGCAAGAGCACCTTGATCGACGCACTGGGCATGCGGATGATCGAACGGGGTCATCGCGTGGCGGTGTTGGCCGTCGATCCGAGCAGCGCCCGCAGCGGCGGCAGCATCCTGGGCGACAAGACGCGCATGGAACGGCTCGCCGTGCATGAGGCGGCCTTCATCCGTCCGACACCTGCCAGCGGCTTGCTCGGCGGCGTGGCCCGTCGCACCCGTGAAGCCATCGTGCTCTGCGAGGCCGCTGGCTACGACCGCGTCCTGATCGAGACCGTGGGCGCCGGGCAGAACGAGCTCGAGGTGGACCAGCTCGCCGACCTCAACCTGCTGCTGCTGATCGCCGGCGCCGGCGATGAGCTGCAAGGCATCAAGCGCGGCATCATGGAATCGGCTGATGCGATCGCCTTCACCAAATGCGACGGCGATTCCCGGCCCAGGGCCGAAACCGCTCGCAGGGACCTCACGGGCGCGATTCAGCTGATGCCGCCGCGACCCAGCGGACGAAGGCCGGAAGTGATGCTCACGAGCGCGATCACCGGCGAAGGGATCGAAGATCTGCGCGTCCGGATCGAGGCGCTCCATGAAGAGGACCGTTCGCGAGGCGCACTTGAAGCGAAGCGCCGCGAGCAAGCGCTGCATTGGCTCGATCGCGAGATCGCGCATGGGCTGGAGCAGGCATTCCATGAGGATCGCGCCGTGGCGCAGGCCCTGCCCGCCCTTCGCGAATCCGTGCGCAAGGGGAGCATCACGCCATCAGCTGCGGCTGACCGGCTGATCGCCCTGTTCAGAACAGGCGGCGCACCTCGTCCTTGA
- a CDS encoding FAD-binding protein, whose product MQRTVEIALPPREATDPVIVRDAAEEAASMKRGSAVGSRILKRSVDARSKHPLIRMRVLVSDEALSEQAVERQHLHDVSGAAPVIIVGAGPAGLFCALRLIECGLRPIVLERGKDVRARRRDLAAINKLHTVDPESNYCFGEGGAGTYSDGKLYTRSHKRGDVDGVLRALVAFGASHDILIDAHPHIGTNKLPGIITAMREAIIAAGGGVRFGAKVIGLHREGPAVKGVLMADGSMLSAEATVLATGHSARDVYRMLHSGGIRIERKDFALGVRVEHPQAIIDQAQYHCTVRDPYLPPASYSLVQQVDGLGVYSFCMCPGGIIAPCATAPDEVVTNGWSPSKRNNPFANSGIVATISPEHAPSLPFDGSDPLWSMGYQRMLEHRAWQAGGKRQSAPAQRLNDFIEGCASQDLPACSYPPGIVPFRVDELLPAEVAVRLREAFRAFGTKMRGYRTNEAVVVAVESRTSSPVRVPRDPRTLEHVELGGLYPCGEGAGYAGGIVSAAMDGQRVAEAIGLRYGVRA is encoded by the coding sequence ATGCAGCGCACCGTTGAGATCGCACTCCCGCCTCGGGAAGCCACCGACCCCGTGATCGTGCGCGATGCCGCTGAGGAGGCAGCCTCGATGAAGCGCGGATCGGCCGTGGGCTCGCGGATCCTCAAGCGCAGCGTCGATGCCCGCAGCAAGCATCCGCTGATCCGCATGCGCGTGCTCGTAAGCGATGAGGCGCTCAGCGAGCAAGCCGTGGAGCGCCAGCATCTGCACGATGTGAGCGGCGCTGCTCCGGTGATCATCGTGGGCGCCGGACCCGCAGGGCTCTTCTGCGCGCTGAGGCTCATCGAGTGCGGCCTGCGACCCATCGTGCTCGAGCGGGGCAAGGATGTGCGCGCGCGGCGCCGCGACCTGGCCGCGATCAACAAGCTCCACACGGTTGACCCCGAGAGCAATTACTGCTTCGGTGAAGGCGGCGCAGGCACCTACAGCGACGGAAAGCTGTACACGCGCAGCCATAAGCGCGGCGATGTGGACGGCGTGCTGCGCGCATTGGTGGCCTTCGGCGCGAGCCACGACATCTTGATCGATGCGCATCCGCACATCGGCACCAACAAACTTCCGGGCATCATCACGGCCATGCGCGAGGCGATCATCGCAGCGGGCGGAGGAGTGCGCTTCGGCGCCAAGGTGATCGGCCTCCACCGGGAAGGCCCGGCAGTGAAGGGCGTGCTCATGGCCGACGGCAGCATGCTAAGCGCGGAGGCCACGGTGCTCGCCACGGGCCACTCGGCGCGTGACGTGTACCGTATGCTCCATTCGGGGGGGATCCGGATCGAGCGAAAGGACTTCGCACTGGGCGTCCGCGTGGAGCATCCGCAGGCGATCATCGATCAGGCGCAGTACCACTGCACGGTGCGCGACCCATACCTGCCGCCGGCCAGCTACAGCCTGGTGCAGCAGGTAGATGGGCTGGGCGTTTACAGCTTCTGCATGTGCCCCGGAGGGATCATCGCTCCGTGCGCCACGGCCCCCGATGAGGTGGTCACCAACGGCTGGAGCCCCAGCAAGCGCAACAACCCGTTCGCGAATTCAGGCATCGTGGCCACGATCTCCCCGGAGCACGCGCCCTCTTTGCCTTTCGATGGATCCGATCCGTTATGGTCCATGGGCTATCAGCGCATGCTGGAGCATCGTGCCTGGCAGGCGGGCGGCAAGCGACAGAGCGCTCCGGCCCAACGGCTCAACGACTTCATCGAAGGCTGCGCCTCGCAAGACCTTCCGGCGTGCAGCTATCCGCCGGGGATCGTGCCCTTCCGTGTGGATGAACTGCTGCCCGCGGAGGTCGCCGTGCGGCTGCGCGAAGCCTTCCGGGCCTTCGGGACGAAGATGCGGGGCTATCGCACCAACGAAGCCGTGGTGGTGGCCGTCGAGAGCCGCACGAGCTCGCCGGTTCGCGTTCCGCGCGATCCGCGCACGCTTGAGCACGTGGAGCTGGGCGGCCTGTACCCCTGCGGCGAGGGTGCCGGTTACGCAGGCGGGATCGTGAGCGCGGCGATGGATGGTCAGCGCGTCGCCGAGGCCATCGGCCTTCGCTACGGGGTGCGCGCCTGA
- a CDS encoding pyridoxal phosphate-dependent aminotransferase, translated as MQLSPAVRSIVEPATLLMARRSRELRAQGRDIIDLSLGEPDHAPPAFALEAAHEALRGPWHKYPPVNGFLDVRAAIAAKFQRDNGLPYTPEQIVISTGAKHSIMNVVMALCGPGDEVVIPAPYWVSYSEQVKLAGATPVIVPSTLNEDWKAPMERIAAAITPRTRLLMFSSPCNPSGSVLSRQELDAMAAVVAQHPGLHVIADEIYEHIVFDGEHVSFASLPGMMERTITVNGLSKAFALTGWRIGYIGAPLWIAQACTKLQGQFTSGANSIAQRVTKACVEADPALLAPMRADFLRRRDLTLNAMKAIPGWRCNVPQGAFYLLPDVSASFNRNEIKGAVDLSLFLLDRAGVSLVEGASFGAEGTLRISYATSDERLTEAMARVAKAITQLAQA; from the coding sequence ATGCAGCTATCGCCCGCCGTCCGATCCATTGTGGAGCCCGCCACCTTGCTCATGGCCCGCCGCAGCCGGGAGCTGCGCGCGCAAGGCCGCGACATCATCGACCTCAGCCTCGGCGAGCCCGACCATGCGCCGCCCGCCTTTGCCTTGGAAGCCGCGCACGAAGCCCTGCGCGGACCCTGGCACAAGTATCCGCCGGTGAACGGCTTCCTTGATGTGCGCGCGGCCATCGCGGCTAAATTCCAGCGCGACAACGGATTGCCGTACACCCCGGAGCAGATCGTGATCAGCACCGGCGCGAAGCACAGCATCATGAATGTGGTGATGGCGCTGTGCGGCCCCGGCGACGAAGTGGTGATCCCAGCGCCCTACTGGGTGAGCTACAGCGAACAAGTGAAGCTCGCTGGCGCCACTCCGGTGATCGTGCCCAGCACCCTCAACGAGGATTGGAAAGCACCGATGGAGCGCATCGCTGCGGCCATCACCCCGCGCACACGGCTGCTCATGTTCAGCTCCCCATGCAATCCCAGCGGTTCGGTGCTATCCCGCCAGGAACTCGATGCAATGGCCGCTGTGGTCGCGCAGCATCCCGGGCTGCACGTGATCGCCGATGAGATCTACGAGCACATCGTCTTCGATGGTGAGCATGTGAGCTTCGCTTCGCTGCCCGGCATGATGGAGCGCACCATCACGGTGAATGGATTGAGCAAGGCCTTCGCGCTCACCGGCTGGCGGATCGGGTACATCGGCGCCCCTTTGTGGATCGCCCAGGCCTGCACCAAATTGCAAGGGCAGTTCACCAGCGGTGCCAACAGCATCGCGCAGCGCGTCACCAAGGCGTGCGTAGAGGCCGACCCCGCGCTGCTCGCTCCCATGCGCGCCGACTTCCTGCGGCGGCGTGACCTCACGCTCAATGCCATGAAGGCCATTCCCGGCTGGCGATGCAATGTGCCGCAAGGCGCCTTCTACCTGCTGCCCGATGTGAGCGCCTCATTCAACCGCAACGAGATCAAAGGCGCGGTGGACCTGAGCCTATTCCTGCTCGACCGCGCTGGCGTGAGCCTGGTGGAGGGCGCGTCATTCGGTGCGGAAGGGACCCTTCGCATCAGCTACGCCACCAGCGACGAGAGGCTCACGGAGGCCATGGCGCGCGTGGCGAAGGCCATCACCCAGCTGGCACAGGCATGA
- a CDS encoding RNA methyltransferase: MAKYTRALSTALERRAVRALHAKKGRQEQGLFLVQGHKLVAELLASPIRVRAVHVAEGAEHGFPDEMVRVHPAHELDRMGTLESGNAVVAVAEMPTPGPIDPLRAGELVLALDGIADPGNMGTLLRVADWFGATRVLCSADSVEEFNPKCVQASMGSLFRVAVQRSDLGRELDRLRADGAALYLASMEGEEAFAVALRRPAVLILGSEAHGPSAAIRALGAITVAVPRAGGAESLNVAMAASALCMEFMRQARTP; the protein is encoded by the coding sequence ATGGCCAAATATACCCGAGCGTTGAGCACAGCTTTGGAACGGCGCGCCGTAAGGGCGCTGCATGCCAAGAAGGGCCGGCAGGAGCAAGGATTGTTCCTCGTGCAGGGGCACAAGCTCGTGGCGGAGCTGCTGGCCTCGCCGATCCGCGTGCGCGCCGTGCATGTGGCGGAAGGCGCCGAGCATGGCTTCCCGGACGAAATGGTGCGCGTGCATCCCGCGCATGAGCTGGATCGAATGGGCACGCTGGAGAGCGGCAATGCCGTGGTGGCCGTTGCCGAGATGCCAACGCCCGGTCCCATCGATCCGTTGCGTGCTGGTGAGCTGGTGCTCGCGCTCGACGGCATCGCCGATCCCGGCAACATGGGCACGCTCCTGCGCGTGGCCGATTGGTTCGGTGCGACGCGTGTGCTCTGCAGCGCCGACTCGGTGGAGGAGTTCAACCCGAAATGCGTGCAGGCCAGCATGGGTTCGCTCTTCCGCGTGGCGGTGCAGCGCAGCGACCTTGGGCGCGAGCTCGATCGGTTGCGGGCCGACGGCGCCGCGCTCTACCTCGCCAGCATGGAGGGCGAAGAGGCTTTCGCCGTAGCGCTTCGGCGCCCTGCCGTGCTGATCCTCGGCAGCGAAGCGCACGGCCCTTCGGCCGCTATCCGCGCACTCGGTGCGATCACGGTCGCGGTGCCGCGCGCAGGCGGTGCGGAATCGCTCAATGTGGCCATGGCGGCCAGTGCGCTCTGCATGGAGTTCATGCGTCAGGCGCGCACCCCGTAG
- a CDS encoding D-glycero-beta-D-manno-heptose-7-phosphate kinase translates to MSAADGFLPKAGQTTVLVVGDVMVDAYLWGRADRISPEAPVPVVQVTHRSARLGGAANVALNLKSLGSRAIIASVIGNDDDAARVERLLDEQGLPPDGIIRSPLRRTTVKTRVISANQHVVRVDEEQEDDLNATDESALLDRIALILRNDGPQVIVLEDYNKGVLTERVIHGIVSLAKEHSVPIAVDPKKKNFLAYRGVTLFKPNLKELREGLKMDIDPTDDTSLKRAVMALEAHLGHTISLVTLSEHGAYVHDRSGGTRIAAHKRKIIDVSGAGDTVIAVAALALAQGLKAVTIAQLSNLAGGLVCEEVGVAPIDPERFRLECERLNLPA, encoded by the coding sequence ATGAGCGCTGCGGATGGCTTCCTCCCCAAGGCCGGACAGACCACCGTGCTGGTGGTGGGTGACGTGATGGTGGATGCCTACCTGTGGGGCCGCGCGGACCGCATCAGCCCCGAGGCCCCTGTTCCCGTGGTGCAGGTCACGCATCGAAGCGCGCGCTTGGGCGGCGCGGCGAATGTGGCCCTGAACCTGAAATCGCTGGGCAGCAGGGCCATCATCGCCAGCGTGATCGGGAACGATGACGATGCGGCGCGCGTAGAGCGCCTGCTCGATGAGCAAGGCCTGCCGCCCGATGGCATCATCAGGTCGCCGCTGCGCCGCACCACGGTGAAGACGCGCGTGATCAGTGCCAACCAGCACGTGGTGCGCGTGGATGAAGAGCAGGAGGACGACCTCAACGCAACCGACGAGTCAGCGCTGCTCGATCGCATCGCGCTGATCCTGCGCAACGACGGCCCGCAGGTGATCGTGCTCGAGGACTACAACAAGGGCGTGCTCACCGAGCGCGTGATCCACGGGATCGTCTCGCTCGCGAAAGAGCACAGCGTGCCCATTGCCGTGGACCCGAAGAAGAAGAACTTCCTCGCCTACCGGGGCGTTACCCTGTTCAAGCCGAACCTGAAGGAACTGCGCGAAGGCCTGAAGATGGACATCGACCCGACCGACGACACGAGCCTGAAGCGCGCGGTGATGGCACTTGAAGCGCACCTGGGCCACACGATCTCACTGGTGACCTTGAGCGAGCACGGCGCCTACGTGCACGATCGCAGCGGTGGGACGCGCATCGCGGCGCACAAGCGCAAGATCATCGATGTGAGCGGCGCCGGCGACACGGTGATCGCCGTAGCCGCGCTCGCCCTTGCCCAAGGGCTGAAGGCGGTGACCATTGCGCAGTTGAGCAACCTGGCTGGCGGCCTCGTGTGCGAGGAGGTCGGCGTGGCGCCCATCGACCCGGAACGCTTCAGGCTGGAATGCGAGCGCTTGAACCTGCCCGCATGA